In Indioceanicola profundi, the genomic stretch GCGCTATCTGGCCAGTCAGCCGGACCCGACGGTCAAGAAGGGCATTCTGGTCGCCCCTGCCGGGGTTCCGAAGCCGGAAGAGGCCGCCTCCCTTCTGGCCCTGGCTGAAGGCAAGCCTGACGACGCGCTGGTGACGGCGCCACGCTTCCTCATGTGTGACGACACCCAGGTCAGTGCCGGTTCGATTCGTGGCTACTATCAGGATGACGGAAAGTTCGACACGCCGGATCTGTTGGCCGATATCGACGTACCGGTGTTGGTGCTGGCGGCGAGCGACGATAATGTCGTGCCCGACCTTCCGGAAAAGGTGGAAGCCTTGGAACTGGAAAATCTCCAGTTCCAGCTGATCGAGGGCGACCACTTCTTTCGTGACTTCGCGGCAGAGGATGCGGCGGACGCGATTGACGCGTTCTTGGCCCAATGACGATGCCGCAGGCGCCTCAGCTTTCGGGCGCCGCCGGTATGGCTTCCAGCAGTTCGCCCAGCATGGGCCAGAAGAATTCCTCGCCCGGATATCCTTGAATCCGTCCCATCTCCTGCCCGTCCTCCACAAGGACAAATGTCGGACTGAAGATGACTGGCTTAATTGCTGCCAAATCCGCTGGCCGCTTGGACTGCATGTTCACCACGCGCAGCGGGGCACGCCTGCCCTCCGCCGTCTTCGGGTATGCGTCCCCGACCTCCTCGTGCCACTGCTCGCAAAATGTGCAGCCAGGGGCCTCGAACATGACAAGCTCCAGTGCCGCAGCGGGTAATGCGCTTGCGGTCAGGAGGGCGAAGGCCAAGAGGGAGTGCTTGATCATATCAAGCATATATGATGCCGACCACATATACTCAAGGCCAGCCAGCCTGAGGTGGCGCCGATGACTGGATTGGACGTTAGCTATCTGGGTGCGCTGGGTGCGGGAATCCTCAGCTTCTTGTCCCCGTGTGTCCTGCCCCTGGTGCCGCCCTACCTTGCTTTCATGGCGGGCGTCTCGCTGGATCAGATGACGACCAAGGTGAATGCGGACGGAACGGTTAGTGCCGTGGACGGCAGTGTGCGCGCGAGGGTGACCGCATCCGCGATTATGTTCATCCTTGGCTTCGCGACGGTCTTCGTGGCCTTGGGAGCCACGGCCTCCGCTGCCAGCGCCCTAATCGCCGAGAACTTGACCCTGCTGTCGCAGATTTCGGGCGTCCTGATCATTCTGCTGGGCCTCCATTTCCTCGGGGTCTTCAGAATCATGCTGTTGTACCGGGAAGCGCGGTTCCAGGCAGCCAAGCCAGCCGGGCTCGCAGGTGCCTATGTGGTTGGGCTGGCTTTCGCCTTCGGCTGGACCCCTTGCGTCGGCCCTGTTCTGGCAGCCATCCTGATGGTGGCTGCGTCTGAGCAGTCGGTGGCCTACGGTGCCAGCCTGCTGGGAACCTACGCCTTGGGGATCGGCTTGCCTTTCCTTTTCGCAGCGTTGGCGGTGGAGCAGTTCATGGGTTTCATGAGGCGCTTCCGTAGGCATCTCGGTCGCGTGGAAAAGATCATGGGAGGGCTACTGGTGCTCACGGGTGTGCTTTTCCTGACCGGGACAATCCCGGAACTTTCTTACTGGCTCTTGGAGATGTTCCCAGTCCTGGGCCAGATTGGTTAGGCTTCTGCCAATCTGCATCCGGCTGAAGCAATGGTGTCCTCTC encodes the following:
- a CDS encoding cytochrome c biogenesis CcdA family protein, with translation MTGLDVSYLGALGAGILSFLSPCVLPLVPPYLAFMAGVSLDQMTTKVNADGTVSAVDGSVRARVTASAIMFILGFATVFVALGATASAASALIAENLTLLSQISGVLIILLGLHFLGVFRIMLLYREARFQAAKPAGLAGAYVVGLAFAFGWTPCVGPVLAAILMVAASEQSVAYGASLLGTYALGIGLPFLFAALAVEQFMGFMRRFRRHLGRVEKIMGGLLVLTGVLFLTGTIPELSYWLLEMFPVLGQIG
- a CDS encoding thioredoxin domain-containing protein, whose translation is MLDMIKHSLLAFALLTASALPAAALELVMFEAPGCTFCEQWHEEVGDAYPKTAEGRRAPLRVVNMQSKRPADLAAIKPVIFSPTFVLVEDGQEMGRIQGYPGEEFFWPMLGELLEAIPAAPES
- a CDS encoding alpha/beta hydrolase, whose protein sequence is MAAEPVSREQGGRTLHGSLELADGASLSDGLILMLHGTMAHHGMEIMQAFQQALKERGHSSLAVTLSLGIDGRQAFYDCKVPSRHRQVDAVEELAGWVDWLKDQQVGQVSLLGHSRGGNQVARYLASQPDPTVKKGILVAPAGVPKPEEAASLLALAEGKPDDALVTAPRFLMCDDTQVSAGSIRGYYQDDGKFDTPDLLADIDVPVLVLAASDDNVVPDLPEKVEALELENLQFQLIEGDHFFRDFAAEDAADAIDAFLAQ